One Verrucomicrobiia bacterium genomic window, GCCATGGTGCCGCTGCACAGGACGATGCCCAACAAGCTGAGCGAGAAGAAAGCGGCAACCGGAAAGGACAAAAAGGTGGCGGAGGCAAGCCCCACGGCGGCCAGCAGGGCCATCCAGCAAAAGATGATGCCAAGGCCGCGGACGAAGTTCATTCCGAAACTGCCTTCGGGGTAGAGGACCTCGATGCCATCTTCCAACGGGAAGAGCAAGGTGGCGTCATTGGGGTTGAAGAAGCTAATAGTCAGGACCCCATTTTGATCGAAAAGATTGGGGGGGATTTGGAATTCATGGAATGTATCCTGGGCCAGGCTCATGACCTGGCTGCCCCAAAGTTTGGTCTCGCGCGGAGCCCCCACAGCCCAGAGCCCCTTGAACGTCCCGGTGGCGTATTTCTCGGAGGAATTGAATTTGATGCGCAGGTAAAGGGGCTTATCGGCCAGGAAATGACGGGCAAGGCCGAGATCGACTTTCCATTCGCGCGAATAGCCGGAAGGAATAATTTGGTACTCGGCCTTGACCTGCTCGCGGATTTGCTTGCGCAGCTCGACTTTGTCGTAGCGGTCGAGCGGATATTTGCTCAAGCGCTCTTCGAGGCGCTGGTCGGTTTGCTTGTCGATTTCATAATCCACACTAGGGGGTTTGGCCGAGCCGCGGGCGACGAGGACTTCGTTGCGCAGGACGCGCTGCTCGGCGGGGGGCAAGTGGGCGGCGCGCCAGAGCAACAGGGCGTAGAGGCCAGCGCCGGAAATGGCGAGCAGGGCGGCGTTGAGCGAGACGATGCCGAGCCATTTGCCAAGCCAGATTTGCCAGCGGCAAATGGGCTTCACGGCGACGACCTGCATCTGGCAATCTTCGATGTCGCGCGCCAAGGTGCCGCAGGCGAGCCAAAGAGTTGAGAAGCCCAGCAAAGCAGTGATGGTCGTTAGGGTATAGGTCAGCAGGATTTGGGTGAAGCCGCGCGCGGTGCCGTCGTCTTTGATCAGCAAAGGCAACCCCACCACAGAGGCCAGCAACAGCACGGCCACCACCAGGAAAAGCCGGAAGCGGATGGCGGCCTTCCATGTGAGCCAAGTGATAGCCAAGAGGGGCTGCATGGTCCTTGAATTCCTTAAAAAAGGTAGTCGAATCGAGTCAGTTACGCAATCAGAGCGGGCCTTTGCCATCGGGTTTGCCCAGCAACGCAGCGAGTTTTTCGTTCGCCTTTTCAAGTTCCGCAGGGACCTGGAGGGGCGGGGCTGGGGCGGTGGAGGGAGATGTTGCGGGCGATTCGCTGGGTTTGCTCAGGGCGGCCAATTTTTGCTCGTCAACGGTGGGCGCTGGCATGGGCACAGAGAGGGGACCGGGCTGGGCCGGCTCAGGGGCGGCCAGGCGTTCGAGGAGCTTATCGCCGGCGGCTTGGGTTTGGTCATCACCTCGGAGATAGGCGGCAACGCGGGCGCCGGACATGGCGCCGGAGGTTTCGGCAGCGGCGCGGCGGGCGTTTTGGACGACCTGGAGGAAATAGCTTTCGAGATTTTGGCTGGGAGTATCAATGCGGACGCGGTCTTGGGCGACATCTCTGCGAATCAATTCAAGGACGCGCTCCATCGTCTCCCTGGGAAGGGTAGGGGTGGTGATGCGGATGGCGTCGGGAGTAGCGAGGAGTTCTTTCAATGTACCCATCGCCTGGATTTTTCCGCCATAATAGATTACGACCCGGTCACAGACGTCTTCGACATCGGCGAGCAGATGGCTGCTGAGAATGACGGTCTTGCCTCTGCGGGCCAAGGCGACGATGAGGTCTTTGACTTCCTTGCAGCCGATGGGGTCCAGGCCGGCAGTGGGTTCGTCGAGGATAACCAGGTCCGGGTCGTTGATGAGGGCCTGGGCCAGGCCAATGCGCCGTTGCATGCCCTTGGAGAACTCGCCGACGGCGCGCATGTGGGCCTGGCTGAGGCCGACCATTTCGAGCAACTGCTCGGTGCGTCCTTGCCGGTCTTTCTTGGGCAATTCGAAGAGGTTGCCGAAAAACTGGAGGGTTTCGCGTGAATTCAAATAGCGGTAGAGATAGGATTCCTCGGGGAGGTAGCCGATGCGTGATTTTGTAGGGACATGTCGAGGGGAATGGGCAAAAACGCGAATGTGCCCCTTGGTGGGATGGAGCAAACCCAGGAGCAACTTGACGGTAGTGGATTTGCCTGAGCCATTGGGTCCCAGCAAGCCGAAGACCTCGCCGCGATGCACATCGAAATCGACGTTATCGACGGCCCGCGCCTTGGGCCGGCCCCAAAAATCTTTAAAGACCTTGGTCAGAGCGCGGACACTAACGACCACGTCATCTGAGCGTGGAGCTTCGAGGGTGGTCATTGGTTTAGCGCCGTTCATAGGTCAGGCCGTGGTAACAGCTAATTGCGGCTGTGGAGTGGCAGCCGCCGGGTGCGCGGGCGGCGCCGGGGGCTGCGGGGCAACTGGCTGGGGATGATAATGTTCGAGTTCCTCGCCCTTGCGAACGAGGCGGGCGCTATTGAAGACGACAATGAGTGAGCCGGTGGTGTGCATCGCAGCAGCGAATACCGGGGGGACTTTGCCCAGGGCCGACATGGTCATGCCGCCGATAATAAAGGCGAGCCCGAACAGGAAATTCTGGTTGATAACGGTGCGGGTGTTGCGGGAGAGCTTGACCAGGAAGGGCAGACGGCGCAGGTCATTATTCATGAGGGCAATGGTGGCGCTATGGATGGCCACTTCGCTCCCCGCGGCGCCCATGGCGATGCCGATATCGCCGGCAGCCAGTGCGGGGGCATCATTCACTCCATCGCCTACCACGGCCACTTTATACCCCTTGGCTTTGACGCTGCGGACGAATTCGACTTTGTTTTGAGGCAGGCACTCGCCCTTGGCTTCCTCGCACCCGATTTCCTGGCCAACGCGTGTGGCGACGGCCTGGCGGTCGCCAGAGATCATCGAGATGCGGCGCACGCCATTGTCTTTGAGATCGGCCAGAGATTCGCGGGCGTCGGCGCGGGTTTGGTCCTGAAGCCCGACCCAGCCGATGCAGCGGCCACTTTCGGCGACGAAGATGAGACTCCAGCCTTCGGTTTCCTTCAGGTCCACTGACTTGAGAAAGTCCTCCTTGACCCCGTTGTCTTGAAGCCATTGAGCGCGGCCAACGAGAACCATCGAGCCGTTGACTTGCGCCCGGATGCCTCGGCCAGCGGCTTCGGAGAAGTCTTTGGGTTCGACCAGAGGCACGCCGGCCTGAGTGGCCAACTGGGCCAAGGCTTTGGCGGTGGGATGGTTGCTGTATTTTTCGGCGGAGGCGGCAAGGCGAAGGAGTTCGGCCGGCTTGGTTTCGCCCAGAGGCGCCAGACGGCTGACAGCCAGT contains:
- a CDS encoding ABC transporter ATP-binding protein, translating into MNGAKPMTTLEAPRSDDVVVSVRALTKVFKDFWGRPKARAVDNVDFDVHRGEVFGLLGPNGSGKSTTVKLLLGLLHPTKGHIRVFAHSPRHVPTKSRIGYLPEESYLYRYLNSRETLQFFGNLFELPKKDRQGRTEQLLEMVGLSQAHMRAVGEFSKGMQRRIGLAQALINDPDLVILDEPTAGLDPIGCKEVKDLIVALARRGKTVILSSHLLADVEDVCDRVVIYYGGKIQAMGTLKELLATPDAIRITTPTLPRETMERVLELIRRDVAQDRVRIDTPSQNLESYFLQVVQNARRAAAETSGAMSGARVAAYLRGDDQTQAAGDKLLERLAAPEPAQPGPLSVPMPAPTVDEQKLAALSKPSESPATSPSTAPAPPLQVPAELEKANEKLAALLGKPDGKGPL